One region of Microbacterium rhizosphaerae genomic DNA includes:
- a CDS encoding metal ABC transporter permease: protein MSWNDIWNAMFGGLPDYGAILELVANSVWAGAILGLVGGLIGVFVMQRDMAFAVHGISELSFAGAAAALLFGFDVVTGSIIGSIIAAAMIGWLGARARDRNSIIGVLMPFGLGLGILFLSLYNGRSANRFSLLTGQIVSVQSGQLGWLAGISIVVLLGLLLVWRPLRFDSLDPQGAAARGVPVRAVSLLFMLLLGLIVAVSVHIIGALLVMALLVTPAAAAMRIAAGPLAVPLLAALFGLVSAVGGIMLAIAGTLPVSPYITTVSFVIYLVCRAVGARRDRVSRAE from the coding sequence GTGAGCTGGAACGATATCTGGAACGCGATGTTCGGCGGCCTGCCGGACTACGGCGCCATCCTCGAGCTCGTCGCGAACTCCGTGTGGGCGGGCGCGATCCTCGGGCTCGTCGGAGGGCTCATCGGCGTCTTCGTGATGCAGCGCGACATGGCGTTCGCCGTGCACGGCATCAGCGAGCTGTCCTTCGCCGGCGCCGCGGCGGCGCTGCTCTTCGGCTTCGACGTCGTGACGGGCTCGATCATCGGCTCGATCATCGCGGCGGCCATGATCGGATGGCTCGGCGCGCGCGCCCGCGACCGCAACTCGATCATCGGCGTGCTGATGCCGTTCGGGCTGGGTCTCGGCATCCTGTTCCTGTCCCTCTACAACGGGCGCAGCGCCAACCGGTTCAGCCTGCTGACCGGGCAGATCGTGTCGGTGCAGTCCGGCCAGCTCGGGTGGCTCGCCGGCATCTCGATCGTCGTGCTGCTGGGCCTGCTGCTCGTGTGGCGCCCGCTGCGCTTCGACTCGCTCGACCCGCAGGGCGCCGCAGCGCGAGGCGTGCCGGTGCGCGCCGTGTCGCTGCTGTTCATGCTGCTGCTGGGCCTGATCGTCGCCGTCTCGGTGCACATCATCGGCGCGCTCCTCGTCATGGCGCTGCTCGTGACCCCCGCTGCGGCGGCGATGCGGATCGCCGCGGGACCGCTCGCCGTGCCGCTTCTCGCCGCACTGTTCGGCCTGGTCTCGGCGGTCGGCGGCATCATGCTCGCGATCGCCGGCACGCTGCCGGTGAGCCCCTACATCACGACCGTCTCGTTCGTGATCTACCTCGTGTGCCGCGCCGTCGGCGCCCGGCGCGATCGCGTCAGCCGCGCCGAATAG